A window of the Nocardia sp. NBC_01329 genome harbors these coding sequences:
- a CDS encoding 4-hydroxyphenylacetate 3-hydroxylase family protein, with the protein MRTGTDYLSALDDGRQVIVDGVPVGNVADHPAFAPIARTIGDLFDLAADPYNGMQVSDETTGRAVNRLFLPPRSAADLEAYRTAAQVWADHTHGWVGRSPDHVGAFVSAFSLHPEAFSAERGLRDNVLAFHRRVVENDLYVSYAIIPPQVSRATTAHAWEGEFIQVGVKQERADGIVVRGAQMLATGGAVADEILVSCIKPLQDEDSDFAISFTVPVGATGLKLYCRRPYAPNVTSEFDYPLSSRYDETDALLVFDDVFIPWENVFVYKDVPGLRKQFFDTGAHVLGNWQAQIRFATKLKFLAGIARKIAAVNGVDKFPGVVEKLGELAGLVSIVESGVLAAEHTAAPDEQGLWRPGAGSLYGAMGLQSEIHPRVIEIVRDLAGGGVLQVPSSVNELIGEPTRDDMDRYVSSPDISAVERVKLFKLAWDAIGSEFAGRHQQYELFYAGAPFVVKGYAFRNFDYAGSLRTVERFLASYGVSDLPVAELGEVSA; encoded by the coding sequence ATGCGCACCGGTACCGATTATCTATCCGCACTGGACGACGGCCGTCAGGTGATCGTCGACGGCGTGCCGGTGGGCAATGTCGCCGACCACCCGGCGTTCGCGCCGATCGCCCGAACGATCGGCGACCTGTTCGACCTCGCCGCCGACCCGTACAACGGGATGCAGGTCAGCGACGAGACGACCGGGCGCGCCGTCAACCGGCTGTTCCTGCCACCGCGCAGCGCGGCGGACCTCGAGGCATACCGCACCGCGGCCCAGGTCTGGGCCGACCACACTCACGGCTGGGTGGGCCGCTCGCCCGATCATGTCGGCGCCTTCGTCTCCGCGTTCTCGCTGCATCCCGAGGCGTTCTCGGCAGAACGCGGGCTCCGCGACAATGTTCTGGCCTTCCACCGCCGAGTCGTCGAGAACGACCTCTATGTCTCCTACGCGATCATCCCGCCACAAGTCTCGCGCGCTACCACCGCGCATGCTTGGGAAGGCGAGTTCATCCAGGTGGGAGTGAAGCAGGAGCGGGCGGACGGCATTGTGGTCCGCGGTGCTCAGATGCTCGCCACCGGAGGTGCGGTCGCCGACGAGATCCTGGTCTCCTGTATCAAACCCCTGCAGGACGAGGACTCCGACTTCGCGATCAGTTTCACGGTCCCCGTCGGTGCGACCGGGCTGAAGCTCTACTGCCGACGGCCGTATGCCCCGAATGTGACGAGTGAATTCGACTATCCGCTCAGTTCTCGCTACGACGAGACCGATGCCTTGCTGGTGTTCGACGACGTGTTCATCCCGTGGGAGAATGTCTTCGTCTACAAGGATGTGCCGGGGCTGCGGAAGCAGTTCTTCGACACCGGCGCCCACGTACTCGGTAACTGGCAGGCTCAGATCCGGTTCGCGACGAAGCTGAAGTTCCTGGCGGGGATCGCCCGTAAGATCGCCGCGGTCAACGGCGTCGACAAGTTCCCCGGCGTCGTCGAGAAACTCGGTGAACTCGCGGGACTGGTCTCCATCGTGGAATCCGGGGTACTCGCCGCCGAACATACCGCAGCACCGGACGAACAGGGGCTGTGGAGGCCGGGCGCCGGATCCCTGTACGGCGCGATGGGCCTGCAATCCGAGATCCACCCGCGGGTGATCGAAATCGTGCGCGACCTCGCAGGCGGTGGCGTGCTGCAGGTGCCGTCGAGTGTCAACGAGCTCATCGGCGAGCCGACTCGCGACGATATGGACCGATACGTGAGCAGCCCCGACATTTCAGCCGTCGAACGAGTGAAACTGTTCAAACTCGCCTGGGACGCCATCGGAAGCGAATTCGCAGGCCGCCATCAGCAGTACGAACTCTTCTACGCCGGTGCCCCATTCGTCGTGAAGGGCTACGCGTTCCGCAACTTCGACTACGCCGGCTCGTTACGCACGGTCGAACGGTTCCTGGCCTCCTATGGTGTCTCGGACCTGCCGGTAGCCGAACTGGGCGAGGTGTCGGCATGA
- a CDS encoding flavin reductase family protein, giving the protein MTMTPLAVDASAMRRTMGRFATGVAVVTTESDGVPHGMTINSLTSVSLEPALLLVCFNRGARSADAVVAAGRFAVNILSSRQQTIALRFAQRGEDHFAGLGLEYDGHRVPVVPHALAHLDCDVERVVEAGDHTVVFGAVRDLCSREGGALGFFRGNFSSIVPHGSEPEHWFF; this is encoded by the coding sequence ATGACAATGACACCGCTGGCCGTCGACGCCTCCGCGATGCGCAGAACGATGGGCAGGTTCGCCACCGGCGTAGCCGTGGTCACCACCGAATCGGACGGCGTTCCGCACGGCATGACCATCAACTCGCTCACCTCCGTCTCCCTGGAGCCGGCCCTGCTGCTGGTCTGTTTCAACCGCGGAGCTCGCAGTGCCGACGCGGTGGTGGCGGCCGGGCGGTTCGCGGTCAACATCTTGTCGAGCCGCCAGCAGACCATCGCTCTACGCTTCGCTCAGCGCGGAGAGGACCACTTCGCCGGCCTCGGGCTCGAATACGACGGTCATCGAGTACCGGTCGTTCCGCATGCTCTCGCTCACCTGGACTGTGACGTCGAGCGGGTTGTCGAAGCCGGCGACCACACAGTCGTCTTCGGCGCCGTCCGAGATCTCTGCTCACGCGAAGGCGGAGCACTCGGATTCTTCCGCGGCAACTTCAGCAGCATCGTGCCACACGGAAGCGAACCCGAGCACTGGTTCTTCTGA
- a CDS encoding nuclear transport factor 2 family protein — protein MSLPIADELAIIKLSNTQMRALDNHDVDAWVGAWIPEGEFVATYGTFVGHEAIREFINGHITAGKEDGARHLMTNYVVNGDGDTATVTSAVTKLQVEKPPFIIASGIYTDIAVRTSEGWKFKSRRLDIDRGVFARAEAEAAAASQQ, from the coding sequence ATGTCCCTGCCCATTGCAGATGAATTGGCGATCATCAAGCTGTCGAACACGCAGATGAGGGCGCTCGACAACCACGATGTCGATGCCTGGGTGGGCGCATGGATCCCCGAAGGGGAGTTCGTCGCCACCTATGGCACTTTCGTCGGACACGAGGCCATCCGGGAGTTCATCAACGGCCATATCACCGCCGGCAAAGAAGACGGCGCCCGGCATTTGATGACGAACTACGTCGTCAACGGAGACGGCGATACCGCGACTGTCACCAGCGCGGTCACGAAACTGCAGGTCGAGAAGCCACCGTTCATCATCGCGTCCGGTATCTACACAGATATCGCCGTACGTACCAGCGAGGGGTGGAAGTTCAAGTCACGCCGACTGGACATCGATCGTGGTGTGTTCGCGCGGGCAGAGGCCGAGGCCGCCGCGGCCTCGCAGCAGTGA
- a CDS encoding carbon-nitrogen family hydrolase, with protein MTARLHRVDAAIGRESGLRAVDLLVLPELWNVGYFAFDDYPAMSESLTGPTVTAARDWAAALHVSVHLGSIVEIDELGRLYNTSVVVAPDGSVRSTYRKVHVFGYGSREQELLTPGTTVTVDPVAGLPTGITTCYDLRFPELFRSLTDSGAELLAVCAAWPAARLDHWRLFTSVRAVEQQSWMLACNAVGEQQGVALGGHSRIVDPWGEVLVEAGADEGFTFADLDPTLPQRVRAEFPALADRRWPVIGSPSVEGS; from the coding sequence GTGACCGCACGGCTGCATCGCGTCGACGCCGCGATCGGCCGTGAGTCCGGGTTGCGGGCGGTGGATCTGCTGGTCCTGCCCGAGCTGTGGAACGTCGGATACTTCGCGTTCGACGACTATCCCGCGATGTCCGAGTCGCTCACCGGACCGACTGTGACAGCCGCTCGGGATTGGGCGGCAGCTCTGCACGTATCCGTGCATCTCGGCAGCATCGTCGAGATCGACGAGCTCGGCCGGTTGTACAACACGTCCGTGGTCGTAGCCCCCGACGGCTCTGTCCGGAGCACATACCGCAAGGTGCACGTCTTCGGTTACGGCTCCCGTGAGCAAGAGTTGCTCACGCCGGGCACGACGGTGACCGTCGACCCTGTCGCCGGGCTACCCACAGGTATCACCACCTGCTACGACCTGCGGTTCCCGGAGTTGTTCCGCAGTCTCACCGATTCGGGTGCGGAGCTGCTGGCCGTATGTGCGGCCTGGCCTGCTGCCCGCCTGGACCACTGGCGCCTGTTCACCAGCGTCCGCGCCGTGGAACAGCAGTCGTGGATGCTGGCCTGTAACGCCGTGGGCGAACAACAGGGAGTGGCCCTCGGCGGCCACAGCCGGATCGTGGATCCCTGGGGGGAAGTGCTGGTCGAAGCCGGCGCCGACGAAGGTTTCACCTTCGCCGACCTCGACCCGACGCTGCCGCAGCGGGTGCGCGCCGAATTCCCGGCATTGGCGGACCGCCGATGGCCCGTCATCGGATCGCCATCAGTGGAGGGCTCATGA
- a CDS encoding alpha/beta fold hydrolase produces the protein MSELAAERWGSSGPRIVMVHGSLNSAAAAFGEQRVLADRFQIIAPYRRGYSPSPGTPKIDPDRDAAEIAELLGDGAHLVGTSMGGVVALRAAALAPDKVWSLTVIEPPALPNGAGRPAADHLSAALRMHWDTADTTDLESFGQGFLRVLGVDMALPSPLPAPLAEALSNLTTERPWDTGVPLEKLSKTTFPKLVVTGGGTPGFEDVADALAEALSAKRVVFEGSPHAVQRIGQRFNDELVAHLRNAGTPPGREFR, from the coding sequence ATGTCCGAACTTGCTGCAGAGCGGTGGGGTAGCTCCGGACCCCGCATCGTGATGGTGCACGGCAGCTTGAACTCGGCCGCTGCCGCGTTCGGTGAGCAGCGTGTGCTGGCCGACCGATTCCAGATCATCGCGCCGTATCGGCGTGGCTACAGTCCGAGTCCCGGTACGCCGAAAATCGATCCGGACCGGGACGCGGCCGAAATCGCCGAGCTGCTCGGCGACGGTGCCCACCTCGTCGGAACTTCGATGGGTGGTGTCGTGGCATTGCGGGCGGCCGCCCTCGCCCCGGACAAGGTCTGGTCGCTCACGGTGATCGAACCACCCGCCCTCCCCAACGGCGCGGGCCGGCCCGCGGCGGACCACCTGTCCGCCGCGCTACGTATGCACTGGGATACGGCCGATACAACCGACCTGGAGTCCTTCGGGCAAGGTTTCCTCCGGGTGCTCGGCGTCGATATGGCACTGCCGTCGCCGCTGCCGGCTCCTCTCGCCGAGGCACTGAGCAACCTGACCACCGAAAGGCCCTGGGATACAGGTGTTCCGCTGGAGAAACTGTCGAAGACGACGTTTCCCAAGCTCGTCGTCACCGGTGGCGGTACCCCCGGTTTCGAGGATGTCGCCGATGCCCTGGCCGAGGCACTGTCGGCAAAGCGTGTCGTCTTCGAGGGCAGCCCGCACGCGGTGCAGCGCATCGGGCAGCGATTCAACGACGAACTCGTTGCCCACCTGCGCAATGCCGGCACACCGCCCGGACGCGAGTTCCGGTGA
- a CDS encoding cupin domain-containing protein, with translation MSKPEFEFFPVSDIGFTICPGGDPLITERILSKDPQTGIATRILRYAPGADSTPMGVQRHDFWEEVYILEGSFVDLSLDRTFSAGQYACRPPGMPHGPWRSDEGVLTFEVRYPAPEEQEG, from the coding sequence ATGAGTAAACCGGAGTTCGAATTCTTTCCGGTCAGTGACATCGGATTCACCATCTGTCCGGGTGGCGACCCGCTGATCACCGAGCGGATTCTGAGTAAGGACCCGCAGACAGGCATCGCCACTCGGATCCTTCGCTACGCACCCGGCGCCGACTCCACCCCGATGGGCGTTCAGCGCCACGATTTCTGGGAGGAGGTCTATATCCTCGAGGGCTCATTCGTGGACCTGAGCCTCGATCGAACGTTCAGCGCGGGTCAGTACGCCTGCCGGCCACCGGGTATGCCGCACGGACCTTGGCGCTCCGACGAAGGCGTGCTGACCTTCGAAGTCCGCTATCCGGCGCCCGAGGAGCAGGAAGGATGA
- a CDS encoding DUF2848 family protein — protein MTTSTTRLHLRTDSGQPLAFTPTRFIVGGYTGRDSAAVEHHVDELAAIGVPRPESIPAFYELAVDRLTTEAAIEVDGASTSGEVEPVLLYAGHRYYLTVGSDHTDREIETRSIQLSKAACPKPIASTLIDLGSDPSIVEWDDILARCWVDGDLYQEGNLASVLPIGHLLTAWGRPAADTSELVLFGGTMPLLDGAFRYGEHWRMSLEVPGHAPIEFNYHVTVRSS, from the coding sequence ATGACCACCAGTACCACTCGGCTCCACCTGCGGACCGACTCCGGGCAGCCACTGGCCTTCACCCCCACCAGATTCATCGTGGGAGGCTACACCGGACGAGATTCCGCCGCGGTCGAACACCATGTCGACGAGCTCGCTGCCATCGGGGTACCGCGGCCCGAGAGCATTCCCGCGTTCTACGAACTCGCTGTCGACCGGCTGACGACCGAGGCCGCGATCGAGGTCGACGGGGCATCGACGTCCGGCGAGGTAGAACCGGTCCTCCTGTACGCCGGCCACCGCTACTACCTCACCGTCGGCTCCGACCACACCGATCGCGAGATCGAAACCCGCAGCATCCAGCTCTCGAAAGCCGCATGCCCGAAGCCGATCGCATCCACACTCATCGACTTGGGGAGCGACCCGAGCATCGTCGAATGGGATGACATCCTGGCGCGCTGCTGGGTCGACGGTGACCTCTACCAGGAGGGAAACCTGGCTTCGGTGCTGCCGATCGGCCACCTCCTCACCGCATGGGGCCGACCGGCCGCGGACACATCCGAACTGGTCCTCTTCGGCGGAACCATGCCGTTGCTCGACGGGGCTTTCCGATACGGAGAACACTGGCGTATGAGCCTCGAAGTCCCCGGTCACGCGCCTATCGAATTCAACTACCACGTAACTGTCAGGAGCAGCTGA